A stretch of the Mycobacterium sp. ITM-2016-00317 genome encodes the following:
- a CDS encoding LLM class flavin-dependent oxidoreductase, giving the protein MPLELASFFRTTLPLDLTGLDALDDGRYHSLWLPDHLVSFWPDSIWTTEFTDLAEVSPSPHRYLDALTVAGAVATRTTRTRVATSVLDTVRRHPVMLAQSALTLSHLSEGRFILGLGAGERENLAPYGFDHRGTVSRFAEALRLIRLLWDTDGPVDFAGRYFTLEHARLDAELHPTGPPPIWIGANGPRMLQLVGEFGDGWWPTGSAGPETYANQLACIRHAADQAGRDPDAITPAKMVVCLIGEPDELGEILQRPLVKSLVLQLTAEALAAAGHRHPMGEHWRGIQDIDPRVLTRDRLLRLFEQVDPAAILSVVPHGTPKQVAGQIAGFGEAGARVVSVLDYSGMAGQAYAAASTRKVREVEDTLLQLTGSTP; this is encoded by the coding sequence GGGCTCGACGCTCTCGATGATGGCCGCTACCACTCCCTTTGGCTGCCCGATCACCTCGTCAGCTTCTGGCCGGACTCGATCTGGACGACCGAGTTCACCGACCTCGCCGAAGTCTCGCCGTCGCCGCACCGCTACCTGGACGCCCTCACCGTCGCCGGTGCCGTCGCAACCCGCACCACCCGCACGCGGGTCGCCACGAGCGTCCTCGACACCGTCCGCCGCCACCCGGTGATGCTGGCCCAGTCGGCACTGACCCTGAGCCATCTCTCGGAAGGCCGATTCATCCTGGGGCTCGGTGCCGGCGAGCGCGAGAACCTGGCTCCCTACGGCTTCGACCACCGCGGCACGGTGAGCCGGTTCGCCGAGGCGCTCCGGTTGATCCGGCTGCTCTGGGACACCGACGGGCCCGTCGACTTCGCCGGCCGGTACTTCACGCTGGAGCACGCCCGGCTCGACGCCGAGCTGCACCCCACCGGACCGCCACCGATCTGGATCGGCGCCAACGGTCCCCGCATGCTGCAGCTGGTCGGTGAGTTTGGCGACGGCTGGTGGCCGACGGGCAGCGCCGGGCCCGAGACGTACGCGAACCAACTGGCATGCATCCGGCACGCAGCCGACCAGGCCGGGCGCGACCCGGACGCGATCACGCCCGCGAAAATGGTGGTCTGCCTCATCGGCGAACCCGACGAGCTCGGCGAGATTCTGCAACGCCCGCTGGTGAAGTCGCTGGTGCTGCAGCTGACGGCCGAGGCGCTGGCCGCCGCCGGTCACCGGCATCCGATGGGGGAGCACTGGCGCGGCATCCAGGACATCGACCCGCGCGTGCTGACCCGCGACCGACTGCTCCGGCTCTTCGAGCAGGTGGACCCGGCGGCGATCCTGTCCGTCGTTCCGCACGGTACCCCGAAGCAGGTGGCTGGGCAGATCGCCGGCTTCGGCGAGGCCGGTGCCCGGGTCGTCTCGGTGCTCGACTACAGCGGAATGGCTGGGCAGGCCTACGCCGCCGCATCGACACGCAAGGTCCGCGAGGTCGAGGACACACTGCTGCAGCTCACAGGAAGCACGCCATGA
- a CDS encoding DUF1214 domain-containing protein, which produces MAFGDSDDDVALRAAWHEFCDRLKAAGDLAFKDTSPANALQRADAFRYLTQNLGQAYDLALETKNTRYPMIHPFCGPARKLGGDNADFVYLQAWIDGASTYRIAGDRGTARFINFTVQGPRPEKDVYYGADHPNLHEPFGDTPEANITGDDLVTEPDGSFVLYIGGQRREPNWLPTTPGSRKLFMRQGFDSWTERSAQFSIERIDMDEARPVPTPQELIASMQWAGDFLTGVMADWPDRELQIGSLFGEPEPNVFPGARFAGTAEQRDTRRGRLIVTMPWRLGPDDALIFEFADDGEFWMLTNMGAFWNSMDYLYRSVSHTPSRSAIDADGRVRMVMAHNDPGVHNWIDTQRFSEGYLTMRVIGSRQLPEVSTTVVAASELDTVLPADTRRVTPEERAGQLHARFDAIRDRYRI; this is translated from the coding sequence ATGGCCTTCGGTGACAGCGACGACGACGTGGCGCTGCGTGCGGCATGGCACGAATTCTGCGACCGGCTCAAGGCGGCAGGGGATCTCGCGTTCAAGGACACTTCGCCGGCCAATGCCCTGCAGCGCGCCGACGCCTTCCGCTACCTGACGCAGAACCTCGGTCAGGCCTACGATCTCGCGTTGGAGACCAAGAACACCCGCTATCCGATGATCCATCCGTTCTGCGGGCCTGCCCGCAAGCTCGGCGGCGACAACGCCGACTTCGTCTATCTACAGGCGTGGATCGACGGCGCCTCGACGTACCGGATCGCGGGCGACCGCGGCACGGCGCGATTCATCAACTTCACCGTCCAGGGCCCGCGGCCCGAGAAGGACGTCTACTACGGCGCCGATCACCCGAACCTGCACGAGCCCTTCGGCGACACCCCCGAGGCGAACATCACCGGCGACGACCTGGTGACCGAGCCCGACGGCAGCTTCGTCCTCTACATCGGTGGGCAGCGGCGCGAGCCGAACTGGCTGCCGACCACGCCCGGTTCGCGAAAGCTGTTCATGCGGCAGGGGTTCGACTCCTGGACCGAGCGCTCGGCACAGTTCAGCATCGAGCGCATCGACATGGACGAGGCACGCCCCGTGCCGACACCGCAGGAGCTGATCGCGTCGATGCAGTGGGCCGGCGACTTCCTCACCGGGGTGATGGCGGACTGGCCGGACCGCGAACTGCAGATCGGCTCGCTCTTCGGCGAACCCGAGCCGAACGTGTTCCCCGGTGCGCGTTTCGCCGGCACGGCGGAGCAACGCGATACGCGCCGCGGCCGGCTGATCGTCACGATGCCGTGGCGTCTCGGCCCGGACGACGCGTTGATCTTCGAGTTCGCCGACGACGGCGAGTTCTGGATGCTCACCAACATGGGCGCGTTCTGGAACAGCATGGACTACCTGTACCGGTCGGTCAGCCACACCCCGAGCAGATCGGCGATCGACGCCGACGGCCGGGTGCGAATGGTGATGGCGCACAACGACCCCGGCGTGCACAACTGGATCGACACCCAGCGCTTCAGCGAGGGCTACCTGACCATGCGCGTCATCGGAAGCCGGCAGCTGCCCGAGGTCAGCACCACCGTCGTGGCCGCCTCCGAGCTGGACACCGTCCTGCCGGCCGACACCCGGCGCGTCACCCCCGAGGAGCGGGCCGGGCAACTCCACGCACGCTTCGACGCCATCCGCGACAGGTACAGGATCTGA
- a CDS encoding sulfotransferase, whose product MTLLDADVLIADAQKSTGHTDFGDDTLPARVALVVDRLNSADLADSGSRAAAHTIKGLLTRRLRFMADRARLPLAAVQISAPLFATGEPRSGTTLLHALLAEDEDSRALRFWEVMYPSPPPGPAVDDDPRRAQADADWREILDRIPPWIVSHPYNDLLGDGLPECERTWAFDFRATNPSAWWRVPLAIQNFAQDYHAQYALHRMVLQHIQYTRPPKRWVLKGFHGRRLRALFDTYPDARIVWVHRDPVQVLASQIVAFGQINESLAGTLDWDQYANATIEGSRANFHAYLTDPLVADPRIHHVRYRDFVADPVATIGGFYDFAGVPFTANAEKAMRDYLVTNRSDRYGKFTYSTDVLPVPVQRLHDEFAAYRERFGIDIETRR is encoded by the coding sequence ATGACACTCTTGGACGCCGACGTCCTCATCGCCGACGCGCAGAAATCGACAGGGCACACCGACTTCGGCGACGACACCCTGCCCGCGCGCGTGGCGCTGGTCGTCGACCGGCTCAACAGCGCTGACCTCGCGGACAGCGGGTCGCGGGCAGCCGCCCACACGATCAAGGGACTGCTGACCCGCCGTCTGCGCTTCATGGCCGACCGCGCACGCCTACCGCTTGCGGCCGTACAGATATCGGCCCCGCTCTTCGCCACGGGCGAGCCGCGGTCGGGCACGACGCTGCTGCACGCGCTGCTCGCCGAGGACGAGGATTCGCGGGCCCTGCGGTTCTGGGAGGTCATGTATCCCTCGCCGCCACCGGGTCCGGCCGTCGACGACGATCCGCGCCGGGCTCAGGCCGATGCCGACTGGCGGGAGATTCTGGACCGCATCCCGCCGTGGATCGTCAGCCACCCCTACAACGATCTGCTCGGCGACGGGCTGCCCGAATGCGAACGCACGTGGGCCTTCGACTTCCGTGCGACGAACCCGAGCGCGTGGTGGCGAGTTCCGTTGGCAATTCAGAACTTTGCACAGGATTATCACGCGCAGTACGCGCTGCACCGGATGGTGCTGCAGCACATCCAATACACCCGGCCGCCGAAGCGATGGGTGCTCAAGGGCTTCCACGGCCGACGCCTGCGAGCACTCTTCGACACCTACCCCGATGCCCGCATCGTCTGGGTGCACCGCGACCCCGTGCAGGTGCTCGCCTCGCAGATCGTGGCCTTCGGGCAGATCAACGAAAGCCTCGCCGGGACACTGGACTGGGATCAGTACGCCAACGCCACGATCGAGGGGTCGCGGGCCAACTTCCACGCCTACCTCACCGACCCGCTCGTGGCCGACCCACGCATTCATCACGTCCGCTACCGCGACTTCGTCGCCGACCCGGTCGCCACGATCGGCGGCTTCTACGACTTCGCCGGAGTGCCGTTCACGGCCAACGCCGAGAAGGCGATGCGCGACTACCTCGTCACCAATCGCAGCGACCGGTACGGCAAGTTCACCTACTCCACTGACGTCCTGCCGGTTCCCGTGCAGCGACTACACGACGAATTCGCCGCCTATCGCGAACGTTTCGGCATCGACATCGAGACGAGGCGCTGA
- the purU gene encoding formyltetrahydrofolate deformylase, with protein MTTDPTGQLSPDDAATTGVQFVLTLSCPDRAGIVQAVANALVEADCSITDSQQFSDAPSRRFFMRVAFVRESGPIARDSLGSVISRHVDGFGMSWQLYDAADRHRIVVMVSKQGHCLSDLLFRVHSGLLPVDIVAVVSNHPDFEELTRWYGIPFHHVPVTKESKPHAEDALREIIARYSADTVVLARYMQVLSNELCRELEGRAINIHHSLLPSFKGARPYYQAYDRGVKVIGATAHYVTADLDEGPIIEQDFVRVDHTRDPGELAAMGRDNEALALARAVKWHAERRVLLFGNRTIVFT; from the coding sequence GTGACTACCGACCCCACAGGCCAGCTGTCGCCCGACGACGCCGCGACGACCGGAGTCCAATTCGTCCTGACCTTGTCGTGCCCGGATCGCGCCGGAATTGTGCAAGCCGTCGCCAACGCGCTGGTCGAGGCCGACTGCTCGATCACCGACAGCCAGCAGTTCAGCGACGCGCCGTCGCGACGGTTCTTCATGCGGGTGGCCTTCGTGCGCGAGAGCGGCCCGATCGCCCGGGACTCGCTGGGATCCGTCATCTCCAGGCACGTCGACGGTTTCGGCATGTCGTGGCAGCTCTACGACGCCGCGGACCGGCACCGCATCGTGGTGATGGTCTCAAAGCAGGGACATTGCTTGTCGGACTTGCTGTTCCGGGTGCATTCCGGGTTGTTGCCGGTCGACATCGTGGCCGTGGTCTCCAACCACCCCGACTTCGAGGAGCTGACCCGCTGGTACGGCATCCCGTTCCACCACGTTCCGGTCACCAAGGAGTCCAAGCCTCACGCGGAGGACGCGCTGCGGGAGATCATCGCCCGGTACTCCGCGGACACCGTCGTGTTGGCCCGGTACATGCAGGTGCTGTCGAACGAGCTGTGCCGCGAGCTCGAGGGCCGGGCCATCAACATCCACCACAGCCTGCTGCCGAGTTTCAAGGGTGCCCGGCCCTACTACCAGGCCTACGATCGCGGCGTGAAGGTCATCGGAGCCACAGCCCACTATGTGACCGCCGATCTCGACGAGGGTCCCATCATCGAGCAGGACTTCGTCCGGGTGGACCACACCCGTGACCCGGGGGAACTCGCCGCGATGGGCCGCGACAACGAGGCGCTGGCGCTGGCGCGCGCGGTGAAGTGGCATGCGGAGCGGCGGGTGCTGCTGTTCGGTAACCGGACCATCGTCTTCACCTAG
- a CDS encoding endonuclease/exonuclease/phosphatase family protein, translating into MKLVTFNILHGRTLGHGVDLDRFTECVAGLDADILALQEVDSIQARSGLADLTALAAEAMGARSHRFVAAIAGTPGATWMAATGEEQPGTAAYGVALLSRYPALNWQVLRLPRIPFRFPMYLNAPRQVQIIHEEPRAAVIGQFDTPLGNLTVVNTHLSFVPGWNRVQLRRLIRDVRGLPWPRIVTGDLNMSEHAARRWTGLRQLASAPTFPADQPTRQLDHVLTDDPGLAAVACETPQVPISDHRPLVVRLQRR; encoded by the coding sequence ATGAAGTTGGTGACGTTCAACATCCTGCACGGCCGTACCCTCGGTCACGGTGTGGATCTGGACCGCTTCACCGAATGTGTGGCCGGACTCGACGCCGACATCCTGGCGCTGCAGGAGGTGGACTCGATCCAGGCGCGGTCGGGGCTCGCCGATCTGACCGCACTGGCCGCCGAGGCCATGGGGGCGCGGAGTCACCGCTTCGTGGCGGCCATCGCGGGCACCCCGGGGGCCACCTGGATGGCGGCCACAGGCGAGGAGCAGCCCGGCACCGCGGCGTACGGGGTCGCGCTGTTGTCGCGGTATCCGGCGCTGAACTGGCAGGTCCTCCGGCTGCCGCGGATTCCGTTCCGATTCCCGATGTACCTCAACGCGCCACGCCAGGTGCAGATCATCCACGAGGAGCCCCGGGCGGCGGTGATCGGCCAGTTCGACACCCCGCTGGGCAACCTGACCGTGGTCAACACCCATCTGTCGTTCGTGCCCGGATGGAACCGCGTCCAACTGCGCCGGCTGATCCGCGACGTGCGCGGCCTGCCCTGGCCGCGGATCGTCACCGGCGACCTCAACATGTCCGAGCACGCGGCCCGCCGCTGGACGGGTCTGCGGCAGCTGGCGTCGGCGCCGACGTTTCCGGCCGACCAGCCCACCCGCCAGCTCGATCACGTCCTGACCGACGACCCTGGGCTGGCAGCCGTGGCATGCGAGACCCCGCAGGTGCCGATCTCCGACCACCGGCCACTGGTGGTGCGACTGCAGCGGCGGTGA
- a CDS encoding carboxylesterase family protein encodes MTAVAHTSYGALRGDSTGSGACGDPVAFRGVPYAAPPTGERRWRPPQPVPRWAGVREAVAFGPIAPQDISPQRLAKRGLTMSEDCLTLNIWTPAVDDNRRPVLVFLHGGGQAQGHGSAPLLDGARLARRGDIVVVTLNFRLGVLGSLYAPDWHGAGSSNLALRDQRHALQWVREEIGAFGGNPCAVTVAGQSSGAIAISALLAGGCDLFDRVILQSGGLERVRSTAAAAAVAAQLGALRCGEEPTVEEILAAQRGIDSGFVPPQGPFHPCIDGDVIVEHPLVTAQTRDLPAIPILAGTTRDEWRIFDAMLDEGVFTEKYVRNRARELAGVGHEVDAVVAAYGADQRTPRNVASAMVTDYHFTAPTEQFARAHADRGNPVFRYELQWPSPRVELGACHDSCLPLTFGNLDAAPALVGNDAAARHMSDAVQELWLQFIRGGEPWERYDGAGGSTLLLGPEPGIARGHRAEQLALWENRYPAYG; translated from the coding sequence GTGACCGCGGTCGCCCACACCTCGTACGGAGCGCTGCGTGGCGACTCGACCGGATCCGGCGCATGTGGAGACCCCGTCGCCTTTCGCGGGGTGCCGTACGCGGCACCGCCGACGGGCGAACGGCGTTGGCGTCCACCGCAACCCGTGCCGAGGTGGGCCGGCGTACGCGAGGCGGTCGCGTTCGGGCCGATCGCCCCGCAGGACATCTCGCCGCAGCGGCTGGCCAAACGCGGCCTCACGATGAGCGAGGACTGCCTCACGCTCAACATCTGGACACCCGCGGTCGACGACAACCGCCGACCCGTGCTGGTCTTCCTGCACGGCGGCGGGCAGGCGCAGGGGCACGGATCGGCTCCGCTGCTCGACGGTGCGCGGCTCGCCCGGCGGGGCGACATCGTGGTGGTGACGCTGAACTTCCGGCTCGGTGTGCTGGGGTCGCTCTACGCGCCGGACTGGCACGGCGCCGGCTCGAGCAACCTGGCACTGCGCGACCAGAGGCACGCGCTGCAGTGGGTGCGCGAGGAGATCGGCGCTTTCGGCGGCAACCCCTGCGCTGTCACGGTGGCGGGGCAGTCGTCTGGCGCGATCGCGATATCGGCTCTGCTCGCCGGAGGGTGCGACCTGTTCGACCGGGTGATCCTGCAGAGCGGCGGCCTGGAGCGCGTGCGCTCGACGGCCGCCGCTGCGGCCGTGGCCGCGCAGCTCGGTGCCCTGAGATGCGGCGAGGAACCGACCGTCGAGGAGATCCTTGCCGCGCAACGCGGCATCGACAGCGGATTCGTGCCGCCGCAGGGACCGTTCCATCCCTGCATCGACGGCGACGTGATCGTCGAGCATCCGTTGGTGACCGCACAGACGCGTGACCTGCCGGCAATCCCGATCCTGGCCGGGACGACACGCGACGAATGGCGGATCTTCGACGCGATGCTCGACGAGGGCGTCTTCACGGAGAAGTACGTGCGGAACAGGGCGCGTGAGCTCGCCGGGGTTGGTCACGAGGTCGACGCGGTGGTTGCGGCCTACGGTGCCGACCAGCGCACGCCACGCAATGTCGCCAGCGCGATGGTCACCGACTACCACTTCACCGCACCGACCGAGCAGTTCGCCCGCGCACACGCCGACCGCGGCAACCCGGTGTTTCGCTACGAACTGCAATGGCCCTCTCCGCGTGTGGAATTGGGGGCATGTCACGATTCGTGCCTGCCTCTTACTTTTGGCAACCTGGACGCCGCGCCCGCGCTGGTCGGCAACGACGCGGCGGCGCGCCACATGTCGGATGCCGTTCAGGAGCTGTGGCTGCAATTCATCCGCGGGGGAGAGCCGTGGGAACGCTACGACGGCGCCGGCGGTTCCACGCTGCTGCTCGGCCCCGAGCCCGGAATCGCCCGCGGCCACCGCGCAGAGCAACTCGCCCTCTGGGAGAATCGCTATCCCGCCTACGGGTGA
- a CDS encoding LuxR C-terminal-related transcriptional regulator, translated as MRCREAVLWQGFCAGTASTTSASELGVSPNTVNTHLRSVFRKLDVRSRVPLTIALREQPGLAEQLG; from the coding sequence GTGCGGTGTCGGGAAGCCGTTCTGTGGCAGGGCTTCTGCGCAGGCACGGCGTCAACGACGTCCGCATCGGAACTGGGTGTCTCACCGAACACCGTGAACACACATCTGCGGTCGGTCTTCCGCAAGCTCGACGTCCGGTCGCGTGTCCCGCTGACCATCGCATTGCGAGAGCAGCCCGGTCTGGCCGAGCAACTCGGCTGA
- a CDS encoding DUF2243 domain-containing protein has product MSRSLTREPSVLPQKPSIAPALLLGLGLGGFIDGIVLHEILQWHHMVSHVDEYPTDTVAGLEVNVLADGFFHVGTWLLVWAGTLLTVVAWRKGRLAPTWSFHFGLLLAGWGIFNVVEGLINHQILGIHHVRDDLGAPLSWDIGFLIFGALLIAGGWALYKRGARVLEAQSAEGGRR; this is encoded by the coding sequence ATGTCGAGATCCCTGACCCGCGAGCCATCGGTCCTCCCGCAGAAGCCCAGCATCGCGCCGGCCCTGTTGCTCGGCCTCGGCCTCGGCGGCTTCATCGACGGCATCGTCCTGCACGAGATACTCCAGTGGCATCACATGGTCAGCCACGTCGACGAGTACCCGACGGACACGGTGGCCGGCCTGGAGGTCAACGTCCTCGCCGACGGCTTCTTTCACGTCGGAACCTGGCTGCTGGTGTGGGCGGGCACGTTGCTGACCGTGGTGGCCTGGCGGAAAGGCCGGCTGGCACCGACGTGGTCGTTCCACTTCGGGCTGCTGCTCGCCGGCTGGGGCATCTTCAACGTGGTGGAGGGGCTGATCAACCATCAGATTCTCGGCATCCACCACGTGCGAGACGACCTCGGCGCCCCACTGTCGTGGGACATCGGGTTCCTGATCTTCGGCGCGCTGCTGATCGCCGGCGGCTGGGCTCTGTACAAGCGGGGCGCTCGGGTACTGGAAGCCCAGTCCGCCGAGGGAGGACGGCGATGA
- a CDS encoding VOC family protein, which yields MDPTLETLAASAFDNVYHVGHVVPDLLSAMDSLAGAMQITWAPPFEMRSGFTRPDGSADDQPVRLAFSTSGPPYLELIEVVAAPDSIFAEPRLGGMHHMGYYAQSWRDDTARLQDDGWELERTGSGVAFLRDPRSGLRVEVVSAKGRDFLSRVLSGEMAEAYPLTVRP from the coding sequence ATGGACCCGACATTGGAGACCCTTGCCGCGTCGGCGTTCGACAACGTCTACCACGTGGGCCATGTCGTCCCCGATCTGCTCTCGGCCATGGACTCGCTCGCCGGCGCCATGCAGATCACGTGGGCACCGCCCTTCGAGATGCGCAGCGGCTTCACCCGCCCGGACGGATCCGCCGACGACCAGCCCGTGCGCCTGGCGTTCTCCACGTCCGGCCCGCCGTACCTGGAGCTGATCGAGGTCGTCGCTGCCCCCGATTCGATTTTCGCCGAACCGAGGCTCGGCGGCATGCACCACATGGGCTACTACGCACAGAGCTGGCGCGACGACACCGCACGGTTGCAGGACGACGGGTGGGAGCTGGAACGCACCGGTTCCGGCGTGGCGTTCCTGCGCGACCCACGCAGCGGGCTGCGCGTGGAGGTGGTGAGCGCCAAGGGCCGCGACTTCCTGAGCCGGGTGCTCAGCGGTGAGATGGCCGAGGCTTACCCGCTGACCGTGCGCCCGTGA
- a CDS encoding sulfotransferase: MTDTTEDLVHLDDLAEPRYSPAAQQLRDMMATLAADCPLDPDVLHARAREATGLTDFGPDDYRERLDRYVAELREIDMHGAGVVNFHAQLVQWLKNRLLLTDLVARHPQIADIELVPPVVIAGLPRSGTTHLHNMLASAPTFRSLPYWESVEPFPLPAEAGVEPDPRIARMEVAVQTMDLLMPHFALMHEMTPDHAHEEIQLLANDFSTMLMDTLAHVPRWTEYFWSSDQTSSYQYLVTQLKALQFLRGGRRWVLKSPQHLGQLRALDAVMPGVVVVFTHRDPVPVALSMIAMVTYSERMHRDSVDVETVARAWVDRLDRLLTTCIRDRGVIPATRSVDIGFDDFMADEMATAARVYDVAAEQFTEDARGSIGRYLAAHRRGRHGRVHTSPEMFGLDPDELSDRFAAYRARFLD; this comes from the coding sequence GTGACCGATACCACAGAGGATCTCGTCCATCTCGACGACCTCGCCGAGCCGCGCTATTCCCCTGCGGCACAACAGCTTCGCGACATGATGGCGACACTGGCGGCGGACTGCCCGCTGGATCCGGATGTTCTGCACGCCCGGGCCCGCGAGGCCACCGGACTGACCGACTTCGGCCCGGACGACTACCGCGAACGTCTGGATCGCTATGTCGCGGAACTGCGCGAGATCGACATGCACGGGGCGGGTGTCGTGAACTTCCACGCCCAGCTCGTGCAGTGGCTCAAGAACCGGTTGCTGCTGACCGATCTTGTCGCCCGGCATCCGCAGATCGCCGACATCGAACTGGTCCCGCCGGTGGTCATCGCCGGGCTGCCCCGATCGGGCACCACCCATCTGCACAACATGCTGGCCTCGGCGCCGACCTTCCGCAGCCTGCCCTACTGGGAGAGCGTCGAACCGTTCCCGTTGCCCGCCGAGGCGGGGGTCGAGCCAGACCCGCGGATCGCCCGGATGGAGGTGGCGGTGCAGACCATGGACCTGCTGATGCCGCACTTCGCCCTGATGCACGAGATGACCCCGGATCATGCGCACGAGGAGATCCAGCTGCTGGCCAACGACTTCTCGACGATGCTGATGGACACCCTCGCCCACGTGCCGCGCTGGACGGAGTACTTCTGGAGCAGCGACCAGACGTCGTCGTACCAGTATCTGGTCACCCAACTCAAGGCCCTGCAGTTCCTGCGCGGCGGGCGCCGATGGGTGCTCAAATCCCCGCAGCACCTGGGTCAGCTACGCGCGCTCGACGCGGTGATGCCCGGAGTCGTCGTGGTGTTCACACATCGGGACCCGGTGCCGGTCGCGCTGTCGATGATCGCGATGGTGACCTATTCCGAGCGGATGCACCGCGACAGCGTCGACGTGGAAACGGTGGCGCGCGCATGGGTGGACCGGCTAGACCGGCTGCTGACCACCTGCATACGCGACCGTGGCGTCATTCCGGCCACCAGGTCGGTCGACATCGGCTTCGACGACTTCATGGCCGACGAGATGGCAACCGCGGCAAGGGTGTACGACGTCGCGGCAGAACAGTTCACCGAAGACGCCCGCGGGTCGATCGGCCGTTATCTGGCGGCGCACCGCCGCGGCAGGCACGGCCGGGTGCACACCTCGCCGGAGATGTTCGGCCTGGATCCCGACGAGCTCAGCGACCGGTTCGCCGCCTACCGGGCGAGATTCCTGGACTGA
- a CDS encoding HNH endonuclease signature motif containing protein: MYVRSMSGGDLQHAMTALRDAFDEVAGSEVDLLTRPDLVAALDELETLSCQLPAVGHRLLARLQVEATPQQMGAKSWKEVLTVRWRISSDEAHRRLTEAAVLAPRPSVTGPTLPPVLPATAAAQAYGLINAEHVDVIRRSLNKVPGWVDTATRELIELDLVHTAVGNGPKELKDSADRTLFLLDQDGPEPDDTERARKRGVTLGKQRPDAMTDLSATLTPEARAVWEAIFAKFAAPGMCNPDDPEPCISGTPSQAQIDNDHRSLAQRQHDALVAAGRIALMSGELGNLDGLPVSVIIRTTLQDLESRAGVGTTGGGTVLPIAEVIRMAGHANHYLAVFDRATGSALDLFRTRRVASPAQRIMLIARDGGCTKPCCTVGAYGSQVHHVVADWANGGNTNVDELGLACGPHNRSVDQNGGWTTRMNQRCEVEWDPPPHLDRGQARLNNYHQPERLLRRPEDPEPDNPAPTAGDEIRDTEPDTPRTADHPGEPGGPAPPDNRAA; encoded by the coding sequence ATGTATGTTCGAAGTATGTCGGGTGGGGACCTACAGCACGCGATGACCGCGTTGCGGGATGCCTTCGATGAGGTGGCCGGCAGTGAGGTGGATCTGCTGACCCGCCCCGATCTTGTTGCGGCCCTGGATGAGCTGGAAACCTTGTCGTGCCAATTGCCGGCGGTGGGGCATCGGTTGTTGGCGCGGTTGCAGGTCGAGGCGACTCCGCAGCAGATGGGTGCGAAATCGTGGAAAGAGGTGTTGACCGTCCGGTGGCGAATCTCGTCTGATGAGGCCCACCGGCGGTTGACCGAGGCCGCGGTGTTGGCGCCGCGGCCATCGGTGACCGGACCGACCCTGCCACCGGTGCTGCCCGCGACCGCGGCCGCCCAAGCCTACGGGCTGATCAACGCCGAACACGTCGACGTGATTCGCCGATCGCTGAACAAAGTGCCGGGCTGGGTCGACACCGCCACCCGCGAGTTGATCGAACTCGACCTCGTCCATACCGCGGTCGGCAACGGACCCAAGGAGCTGAAGGACTCTGCGGATCGGACGTTGTTCCTGCTCGATCAGGACGGGCCCGAACCCGATGACACCGAGCGCGCCCGCAAACGCGGCGTCACACTGGGTAAGCAGCGCCCCGACGCGATGACTGATTTGTCGGCGACGTTGACCCCGGAAGCGCGTGCGGTGTGGGAGGCGATTTTCGCGAAGTTCGCCGCGCCCGGGATGTGTAATCCCGACGATCCGGAACCGTGCATCTCGGGGACCCCGTCGCAGGCCCAGATCGACAACGACCATCGCAGCCTGGCCCAGCGTCAGCACGACGCGCTGGTTGCGGCTGGCCGTATTGCGTTGATGAGTGGGGAACTCGGGAACTTGGACGGGTTACCGGTGTCGGTGATCATCCGGACCACGCTTCAGGATCTGGAATCGCGGGCCGGGGTCGGCACCACCGGCGGCGGCACCGTGCTACCGATCGCCGAGGTGATCCGGATGGCCGGGCACGCCAACCACTATCTGGCGGTGTTCGACCGAGCCACCGGGTCGGCGCTGGACCTGTTCCGCACCAGGCGGGTCGCGTCCCCGGCGCAGCGGATCATGCTGATCGCGCGTGACGGGGGCTGCACGAAGCCGTGCTGCACTGTCGGCGCGTACGGTTCCCAGGTCCATCACGTGGTCGCTGATTGGGCCAACGGCGGCAACACCAATGTCGACGAACTCGGCCTGGCCTGCGGACCACACAACCGCAGCGTCGACCAGAACGGCGGCTGGACCACAAGGATGAACCAGCGCTGCGAGGTCGAATGGGACCCACCACCACACCTGGACCGAGGGCAGGCCCGGCTCAACAACTACCACCAACCCGAACGACTCCTCCGACGACCCGAGGACCCCGAACCCGACAACCCCGCACCTACGGCTGGCGATGAAATCCGCGACACCGAACCGGACACCCCACGAACTGCCGACCATCCCGGCGAACCCGGCGGACCCGCACCACCCGACAACCGCGCGGCCTGA